A window from Kovacikia minuta CCNUW1 encodes these proteins:
- a CDS encoding chorismate lyase, with the protein MTTTYQFSDKSSDKVALPVTWYALDPIWQGDEKAIQPGLPHTRLAPAWQILLLGDGSPTRHLQLLTGEPTEVDVIDMSPIGTDADNAPAQLQVVPGPRLRRQVWLRTASGQRLAYATSWWEASHVDEYLQNRSLPIWASLARLRTELYRDVQGVYYGHSPELELAFGQQGPFWGRHYLFWHHGQPLTLIYEVFSPYLTQYLGPTKL; encoded by the coding sequence TTGACTACAACGTATCAATTCTCAGATAAATCCTCAGATAAGGTCGCTTTACCTGTGACCTGGTATGCCCTCGACCCCATCTGGCAAGGTGACGAAAAAGCGATTCAACCAGGATTACCCCACACCCGCCTGGCACCCGCCTGGCAAATTTTGCTATTGGGGGATGGTTCACCTACCCGTCATTTGCAGCTATTGACTGGGGAACCGACAGAGGTTGATGTGATCGATATGTCTCCGATCGGTACGGATGCAGATAATGCCCCAGCCCAGCTTCAAGTTGTGCCTGGTCCCCGGTTACGGCGACAGGTGTGGTTGCGTACCGCATCCGGGCAGCGCCTTGCCTACGCAACATCCTGGTGGGAAGCCAGCCATGTGGATGAATATCTGCAAAATCGATCGCTCCCCATCTGGGCAAGCCTCGCCCGCTTACGAACGGAGCTTTACCGGGATGTTCAGGGAGTTTATTATGGGCACTCTCCAGAACTGGAACTTGCTTTTGGGCAACAGGGGCCATTCTGGGGACGACACTATTTGTTCTGGCATCATGGTCAACCTTTAACCCTGATCTACGAAGTGTTTTCTCCGTATCTGACCCAGTATCTGGGACCGACAAAACTATAA
- the phoU gene encoding phosphate signaling complex protein PhoU — translation MVILGNNLRSDDRQPPSLKQSPSPSPPWYRSLNNPRPATTRTNFERQLKRIQQDVLRMGALVEGSFLLARRALFERDLEAPKIIAVQDKQIDQFYRQIEQDCVTLIALQAPVAQDLRLLSAIMQLVRDLERIGDYAEDLGEIAIRLFPYPPLPQMRQVQAMCDRCRAMLAMSLAALSDMDAESGLAVKIKDDAVDLDYETLYDQLAQQRDVPGVIEPIVLVILSIRHLERMADHATNIGKRVAYIVTGQR, via the coding sequence GTGGTTATACTTGGTAATAACCTGCGATCGGATGATAGACAACCCCCATCCCTGAAACAGTCCCCCTCCCCCTCTCCCCCCTGGTACCGCTCGTTGAACAACCCCAGACCTGCAACTACCCGCACCAATTTTGAGCGTCAGCTCAAGCGAATTCAGCAAGACGTTTTGCGGATGGGGGCACTGGTCGAGGGTTCTTTTTTGCTGGCACGGCGGGCATTGTTCGAGCGAGACCTGGAGGCTCCCAAAATCATTGCGGTACAGGATAAGCAAATCGACCAGTTCTACCGCCAGATTGAGCAAGATTGCGTCACCCTGATTGCGCTTCAGGCACCTGTCGCCCAGGATTTGCGCCTTCTAAGTGCGATCATGCAACTGGTGCGAGATCTGGAACGAATTGGGGACTACGCCGAAGACCTGGGAGAAATTGCCATCCGCTTGTTTCCCTATCCGCCCCTACCGCAGATGAGGCAGGTGCAGGCCATGTGCGATCGCTGTCGGGCGATGCTGGCAATGAGTCTGGCAGCCCTGTCTGATATGGATGCCGAATCGGGGTTGGCAGTCAAAATCAAAGATGACGCGGTTGACCTCGATTACGAAACACTCTACGACCAACTAGCCCAACAGCGCGACGTTCCGGGCGTGATTGAACCGATCGTCCTGGTCATTCTGTCTATTCGCCACTTGGAACGGATGGCAGACCATGCTACCAACATTGGCAAGCGCGTCGCTTACATCGTCACCGGGCAAAGGTAA
- a CDS encoding fumarylacetoacetate hydrolase family protein encodes MAQRYVRVRAADGHIYYGLLQLGREVLVLDAPPWLSGQPTDLELAADSYQILAPCAPSKIVAVGKNYANHAAEMGTPVPQEPLLFLKPPSTVIPADSEIQYPPQAQRVDYEGELALVIGDRCFNCSPEQAQGKIWGYTIANDVTARDLQKRDGQWTRAKGFDTFCPLGPWIVREIGPGAMLQTFLNDENTPVQSAPIDQMVFPPDILVSYISQVMTLFPGDVVLTGTPEGVGPMTIGDRVRVEIEGIGYLDNSVVAREEEEGRIQRAEGIGQEGEEG; translated from the coding sequence ATGGCACAACGCTACGTCCGGGTCCGAGCAGCAGACGGACACATTTATTATGGTTTACTTCAGCTGGGTCGAGAAGTGCTTGTTTTAGATGCCCCTCCCTGGTTGAGCGGGCAACCAACTGACCTGGAACTAGCTGCTGACAGTTATCAAATTCTGGCACCCTGCGCCCCTTCCAAGATTGTCGCTGTAGGGAAAAATTATGCCAATCATGCCGCAGAAATGGGGACGCCCGTGCCCCAGGAACCACTCCTATTCTTGAAACCTCCCTCTACGGTGATCCCCGCAGACTCGGAAATTCAATACCCACCCCAGGCGCAACGGGTGGACTATGAAGGGGAACTGGCACTGGTCATTGGCGATCGCTGCTTTAATTGCTCACCAGAACAGGCACAGGGGAAAATCTGGGGATACACGATTGCCAACGATGTGACTGCCCGCGACCTGCAAAAGCGGGATGGACAATGGACACGGGCGAAGGGGTTTGATACGTTTTGTCCCTTAGGTCCCTGGATTGTGCGGGAAATTGGACCTGGAGCAATGCTACAAACTTTTTTGAATGATGAGAATACTCCTGTGCAGTCAGCTCCGATCGACCAGATGGTGTTCCCACCCGATATCCTGGTTTCCTACATCAGTCAGGTGATGACACTGTTTCCTGGCGATGTGGTCTTGACAGGCACTCCAGAAGGGGTTGGACCCATGACCATCGGCGATCGAGTTCGGGTTGAGATTGAAGGAATTGGCTATTTGGATAACAGTGTAGTTGCCAGGGAAGAGGAAGAGGGCAGGATTCAGAGGGCGGAGGGTATAGGGCAGGAGGGAGAAGAGGGGTAA
- a CDS encoding amino acid permease codes for MSNNKRGIVQYEDVGDDYLDKRQLRRSAGWVLLWALGVGAVISGDFSGWNLGLAAGGFGGLAIGTFLMAAMYVCMVYSIAELSAALPHAGGFYSFTRSAFGPFGGFICGVTDTIEYVVTPAVVVFFIGSYMNTLLPSCAPVCLVGAVLRHFCVCQYQGSGADLEGRVGRHGDRGICPDHLFPVCYFLR; via the coding sequence ATGTCTAATAACAAACGGGGAATTGTTCAGTACGAAGATGTTGGGGATGATTATTTAGATAAACGGCAGCTCCGTCGAAGTGCAGGTTGGGTTCTGCTGTGGGCACTGGGGGTCGGAGCCGTCATCTCTGGAGATTTTTCTGGATGGAATTTAGGTCTGGCAGCAGGGGGCTTTGGTGGTTTAGCGATCGGGACGTTTCTGATGGCGGCGATGTATGTCTGTATGGTTTACAGCATCGCTGAGCTGTCGGCTGCATTACCCCATGCAGGAGGCTTTTACTCCTTTACCCGCAGTGCATTTGGTCCCTTTGGTGGCTTCATTTGTGGGGTAACCGACACGATTGAATATGTGGTAACACCCGCAGTGGTGGTTTTCTTTATTGGCAGTTACATGAACACGCTGCTGCCAAGCTGTGCCCCTGTATGTCTGGTGGGTGCTGTTTTACGCCATTTTTGTGTTTGTCAATATCAGGGGAGTGGAGCTGACCTTGAAGGCAGGGTTGGTCGTCACGGCGATCGCGGCATCTGTCCTGATCATCTTTTTCCTGTCTGCTATTTTCTCAGGTAA
- a CDS encoding IS110 family RNA-guided transposase, protein MTPEKIWVGIDVSKETLDVYILPQGLSLQLPNSEAGVQSLIEQLQEMSVHLVVLESTGGLERTVVVGLHNATIAVAVVNPRKVKGFAIALGKAKTDRIDAEVIARFAQSVNLQPQAVVAPIAQQLSDLMHRRQQLVEIQVAEKNRLARASQTVQPDIEEHLKHLAQRLDALNEQIQTLGQQQADWQRKDQILQSVKGIGPLTAALCLVELPELGKLNEKQIARLVGVAPLNQDSGKHKGKRRISGGRTRVRCGLYMAVLVATRHNPVIRDFYQRLLSKGKPKPVALVACIRKLLVILNAMIRDNTLWQTPA, encoded by the coding sequence ATGACACCTGAAAAGATATGGGTTGGGATTGATGTCAGTAAAGAGACACTGGATGTGTACATCCTGCCGCAGGGGTTGAGCTTACAGTTGCCCAACAGCGAGGCAGGAGTGCAAAGCCTGATTGAACAACTTCAAGAAATGTCAGTGCACTTAGTGGTGCTCGAATCGACGGGTGGATTGGAACGAACCGTTGTTGTGGGATTGCACAACGCTACGATTGCTGTTGCCGTCGTCAACCCTCGAAAAGTCAAGGGATTCGCCATTGCTTTAGGCAAAGCGAAGACCGACAGAATTGATGCCGAAGTCATTGCTCGCTTTGCTCAAAGTGTGAACCTGCAACCGCAAGCCGTCGTTGCCCCAATCGCACAACAACTCAGTGACCTGATGCACCGCCGTCAGCAATTGGTCGAAATCCAAGTGGCAGAGAAGAATCGCTTAGCGCGTGCCTCACAAACCGTGCAACCCGACATCGAAGAGCATCTCAAACACTTAGCGCAACGCCTCGATGCCTTGAATGAGCAGATTCAAACTCTCGGTCAACAGCAAGCCGATTGGCAACGCAAAGACCAGATTTTGCAATCGGTGAAGGGCATTGGTCCCCTCACTGCCGCTCTGTGTTTGGTGGAACTTCCCGAACTCGGCAAGCTCAACGAAAAACAGATTGCTCGTTTGGTCGGCGTCGCGCCCCTCAACCAGGACAGTGGCAAACACAAAGGCAAACGCAGGATTTCTGGAGGACGCACTCGCGTTCGTTGTGGGTTGTATATGGCAGTTCTGGTTGCCACTCGTCACAACCCTGTCATTCGAGACTTCTATCAACGCTTGCTCTCAAAAGGCAAACCTAAACCTGTTGCCCTCGTTGCCTGTATCCGCAAGCTTCTGGTCATTCTCAATGCCATGATTCGCGACAACACGCTCTGGCAAACTCCTGCTTAG
- a CDS encoding NfeD family protein, translating to MFSLSRFFKNVLTALAQEFGDNPFNGMMSIANYQDEDFEAVVTRSISPGKAGQVEFKGSWWTARCNREVVLVPGQIVYVVVRRDNTLYVEPGFMLRAMLPILDTVTKTSHS from the coding sequence ATGTTTAGCCTCAGTCGTTTTTTCAAAAATGTCTTGACTGCCCTTGCTCAGGAATTTGGCGACAACCCCTTTAACGGAATGATGTCTATTGCCAACTACCAGGATGAAGACTTTGAAGCGGTTGTAACTCGATCGATTAGTCCAGGAAAAGCTGGGCAGGTGGAATTCAAAGGCTCTTGGTGGACAGCTCGATGTAACCGGGAGGTGGTTCTGGTTCCGGGTCAAATTGTTTATGTGGTGGTGCGTCGGGACAACACGCTTTATGTCGAACCAGGATTTATGCTGCGTGCCATGTTGCCCATCCTGGATACCGTAACGAAAACCAGCCACTCCTGA
- a CDS encoding N-acetylmuramoyl-L-alanine amidase-like domain-containing protein, whose translation MRTLLKVATGVVWTLGFVICSPLNASLPGHSKVLSNPLEPTAPKSVLPSDSNPEESVNSLERSTASTSLSIRSGGVDFDRKRFPVLWSQAETVPLNQSADASVALEGNRFRSMMQTAIGRSLYRLSMGEIVQTISQQLLGSSYHPDLLDRSQQETLVVSLSQFDCVLFVETVLALAKGIANQDYSYPTFTDYLQNQRYRDGELNGYCSRLHYFSEWIANNQQRGNVTNLTPELGGVVLRKPLNFMSNHRSSYPRLMNDEATYQCVRQMETRLQSLTLSYIPTNRIHRIYAYLKPGDIVAIATNTAGLDVTHTGLVYRGVNGDTGLIHAVPKRGVKISPDLQTYVSQVDAAIGILVARVVDPRV comes from the coding sequence GTGAGAACGCTTCTGAAAGTTGCAACTGGAGTCGTTTGGACGCTTGGGTTTGTTATCTGTTCACCGTTGAATGCATCCCTTCCTGGTCATTCTAAGGTTTTGTCAAATCCGTTGGAGCCAACTGCACCCAAAAGTGTTTTACCTAGCGATTCCAATCCTGAAGAGTCCGTGAATTCTTTGGAGCGTTCTACTGCGTCAACGAGTCTTTCTATCCGTAGCGGAGGTGTTGATTTCGATCGCAAAAGATTTCCTGTTTTGTGGTCACAGGCGGAGACGGTTCCATTGAACCAGAGTGCTGATGCATCAGTAGCGCTGGAGGGAAACCGTTTTCGCAGCATGATGCAAACGGCGATTGGGCGATCGTTGTACCGCCTTTCAATGGGAGAGATTGTGCAGACGATCTCCCAACAGCTTTTGGGCAGCAGCTACCATCCGGACTTGCTGGATCGTTCCCAGCAGGAAACGCTGGTCGTTTCTTTGTCTCAGTTTGACTGTGTTCTGTTTGTGGAAACGGTGTTGGCACTGGCAAAAGGAATTGCAAACCAGGACTACTCCTATCCAACCTTTACGGATTATCTCCAAAATCAGCGCTACCGGGATGGCGAACTTAACGGCTACTGTAGCCGCCTGCATTATTTTTCTGAATGGATTGCCAACAATCAACAACGGGGCAACGTAACCAATCTGACCCCAGAATTGGGAGGGGTCGTTCTCCGCAAGCCATTGAATTTTATGAGCAACCACCGCAGTAGCTACCCCCGTTTGATGAACGATGAAGCGACCTACCAGTGTGTGCGCCAAATGGAAACCAGGCTCCAATCCCTTACCCTGAGCTATATTCCGACGAACCGAATTCATCGGATTTATGCCTACCTGAAACCAGGAGACATTGTGGCGATCGCGACGAACACGGCAGGGTTGGATGTAACCCACACCGGTCTGGTTTATCGTGGGGTCAATGGCGATACTGGCTTAATCCATGCCGTTCCCAAACGGGGTGTCAAAATCTCTCCTGACCTGCAAACCTATGTCAGCCAGGTTGATGCGGCGATCGGCATTTTGGTTGCACGGGTGGTTGATCCAAGAGTGTGA
- a CDS encoding aldehyde dehydrogenase family protein: MGFHLTEKLLIHGDRVPAVSGQVSELTDPATGELWATVAAGGAEDIDRAVQAADRARAAWRRVNSRDRTRMLLRLANLIREQQESLAQLESRNVGKPIREAREEVELAADCFEYYAGAINKIGGETIPVGAAGTSLTFREPVGVCGLIAPWNFPIAITAWKVAPALAMGNTIVLKPATQTPLTALRLGELALEAGVPPGVFNVVPGPGKVAGEALIRHPLVRKISFTGSTEIGTQAMKLAAEEIKNVTLELGGKSANLVFVDADLDKAVPKAMWSVLGNGGQDCCARSRLLLERPLYEEFLYRLSHEFKQLKLGLPLQEDTEIGALISLSHRDRVQEYIELGKQEGATLVCGGTIPAEADLKHGAFLQPTLFADVQPEMRIAQEEIFGPVLCAIPFDTEEEAIAIANNSLYGLSGSIWTRDISRALRVARAIETGVISVNTGHSVHLEAPFGGVKRSGIGRELGLAVLDNYSEWKSIFIAE, from the coding sequence ATGGGCTTTCATCTCACAGAAAAATTGCTGATCCATGGCGATCGCGTTCCCGCTGTTTCCGGTCAGGTGTCGGAGTTAACCGACCCAGCAACGGGTGAACTTTGGGCAACCGTTGCCGCAGGTGGAGCGGAGGACATTGATCGAGCCGTTCAGGCAGCCGATCGGGCACGGGCGGCGTGGCGACGGGTGAACTCGCGCGATCGTACCCGTATGCTGCTACGTCTCGCCAACCTGATTCGAGAACAGCAAGAATCCCTGGCCCAACTGGAAAGCCGCAATGTCGGAAAACCTATCCGGGAAGCCAGGGAGGAAGTCGAGCTGGCAGCGGATTGCTTCGAGTACTACGCTGGAGCCATCAACAAAATCGGGGGAGAGACGATCCCGGTTGGGGCAGCGGGCACCAGCCTCACCTTCCGCGAACCTGTGGGAGTGTGTGGGCTGATTGCCCCCTGGAATTTCCCGATCGCCATCACCGCCTGGAAGGTGGCTCCGGCGCTGGCAATGGGAAATACGATCGTCCTCAAACCGGCAACCCAAACTCCGCTAACTGCCCTGCGACTGGGCGAATTGGCGTTAGAAGCAGGGGTTCCCCCTGGTGTGTTTAATGTCGTACCAGGCCCAGGGAAAGTGGCGGGGGAAGCCCTCATCCGCCACCCCCTGGTGCGCAAAATTTCATTTACAGGATCGACGGAAATCGGCACCCAGGCGATGAAACTGGCAGCAGAGGAAATCAAAAATGTGACGCTAGAACTGGGTGGCAAGTCGGCAAATCTGGTATTTGTCGATGCGGATTTGGACAAAGCAGTGCCCAAAGCCATGTGGAGTGTGCTGGGCAATGGTGGACAGGACTGTTGCGCCCGATCGCGCCTGTTGCTGGAACGTCCCCTCTATGAAGAATTCCTCTACCGCCTCAGCCATGAATTTAAGCAACTGAAGCTGGGGCTGCCCTTGCAGGAAGACACGGAAATTGGAGCGCTGATATCGCTTTCCCACCGCGATCGGGTTCAGGAGTACATTGAACTGGGCAAACAGGAGGGGGCAACGCTGGTGTGCGGTGGCACCATTCCAGCCGAGGCAGACTTGAAGCATGGCGCATTTTTGCAACCCACTTTGTTTGCCGATGTTCAACCAGAGATGCGAATTGCCCAGGAGGAAATTTTTGGTCCGGTGCTGTGCGCCATCCCCTTTGATACGGAAGAGGAGGCGATCGCGATCGCCAACAACAGCCTCTACGGACTCTCTGGTTCGATCTGGACGCGGGATATCAGTCGAGCATTGCGGGTTGCCCGCGCCATCGAAACCGGGGTGATTTCGGTTAACACCGGGCACAGCGTCCATTTAGAAGCTCCTTTTGGCGGAGTCAAACGCAGCGGCATCGGACGCGAATTAGGACTGGCAGTACTGGACAATTACAGTGAATGGAAAAGTATCTTCATTGCTGAGTAG
- a CDS encoding amino acid permease — MFVNIRGVELTLKAGLVVTAIAASVLIIFFLSAIFSGKFQPALLVNIPPEPGNPSWLPFGWGGVFKSLPYAIWFYLAIEQLPLAAEEAHDTVRDIPKALNWGIITLLVLSLFVLVLNPGLPATFTDPATNQVFTGAAAISKTGAPIADGFKAVFGDGPVFTVLTTLAVAGLIASFHTIIYAYGRVLFSLSRAGYYPRWISIVSKWHTPAIALITGAVVGLTCIFVLDRTGQTALIGSTLINMAVLGAVISYAMVMVSYIKLKISRPDLVRPYQSPLGVGGAAVGAVLAIVALFACFADPAYQPAVAWVVVFLAVMIAYFLLYSRKKLVSRAPEEENALLARALQEIEQPETLSK, encoded by the coding sequence GTGTTTGTCAATATCAGGGGAGTGGAGCTGACCTTGAAGGCAGGGTTGGTCGTCACGGCGATCGCGGCATCTGTCCTGATCATCTTTTTCCTGTCTGCTATTTTCTCAGGTAAATTTCAACCCGCCTTACTGGTTAATATTCCACCCGAACCGGGAAATCCTAGCTGGCTGCCGTTTGGTTGGGGTGGCGTGTTTAAGTCCTTGCCCTATGCGATCTGGTTTTACCTGGCAATCGAACAACTGCCCCTGGCTGCGGAAGAAGCCCACGACACGGTGCGAGATATTCCCAAGGCGCTGAACTGGGGCATCATTACGCTGCTGGTGCTGTCATTGTTTGTGCTGGTGCTGAATCCGGGTTTGCCTGCTACGTTTACTGATCCTGCCACCAATCAGGTGTTTACCGGGGCAGCCGCCATCAGCAAAACTGGTGCCCCGATCGCGGATGGCTTCAAGGCAGTTTTTGGGGATGGTCCTGTCTTTACTGTGCTAACAACGCTGGCAGTGGCAGGTCTAATTGCCAGTTTCCACACGATTATCTACGCCTATGGACGGGTTCTGTTTTCCCTCTCCCGTGCTGGCTACTACCCCCGCTGGATTTCAATTGTGAGTAAGTGGCATACACCTGCGATCGCGTTAATCACAGGTGCTGTTGTCGGGCTGACCTGCATCTTCGTTCTGGATAGAACAGGGCAGACTGCGCTGATTGGCAGTACGCTGATCAACATGGCAGTGCTGGGTGCAGTTATCTCCTACGCAATGGTCATGGTTAGCTACATCAAGCTAAAAATTAGTCGTCCCGATCTGGTCCGTCCGTATCAAAGCCCTTTGGGAGTGGGTGGGGCTGCCGTGGGGGCAGTTCTAGCGATCGTTGCCTTGTTTGCCTGCTTTGCCGATCCGGCTTATCAGCCAGCCGTGGCATGGGTGGTTGTCTTCCTGGCAGTAATGATTGCTTATTTTCTGCTCTACTCACGCAAGAAGCTTGTTTCCAGGGCACCGGAGGAGGAAAATGCACTCCTGGCGAGGGCGCTGCAAGAAATCGAACAACCCGAAACATTGAGCAAATAA
- a CDS encoding Tic20 family protein — MAWRGSTSPSDRIFASLVYLLPLMDAIVLCFNQVGSGSFLSPIFNAIVKPLAPLIGIYYFSLGGFMPLIVFFALFMLVVRNEGIAHFIRFNTMQAILIGIVLSLVSILWSFILAPIFGGSLIAQTLFNTIFLGTLVAVGYSVIQSAMGRYAEIPTISDAAYTQVR, encoded by the coding sequence ATGGCTTGGCGCGGGTCCACCTCTCCCTCCGATCGAATTTTTGCTTCCCTGGTCTACCTGCTTCCACTCATGGATGCCATCGTGTTGTGTTTCAACCAAGTTGGCTCTGGTTCGTTCCTCAGTCCTATCTTTAACGCGATCGTCAAACCCCTTGCTCCCCTGATTGGAATTTACTACTTCAGTCTTGGCGGCTTCATGCCACTCATTGTCTTCTTTGCCCTGTTTATGTTGGTTGTCAGGAACGAAGGCATTGCCCACTTTATCCGCTTCAACACAATGCAGGCAATCCTGATCGGAATCGTCCTGAGTCTCGTTAGCATTCTGTGGAGCTTTATCCTGGCTCCAATTTTTGGCGGCAGCTTAATTGCCCAAACGCTGTTTAATACCATTTTCCTTGGCACCCTGGTTGCCGTTGGATACTCAGTCATCCAATCGGCAATGGGACGTTACGCCGAGATTCCGACAATTTCTGATGCGGCTTATACACAGGTGAGGTAG
- a CDS encoding ABC transporter permease: protein MWIYIVKRLLGLLPVLLGITLLVFCLLHLIPGDPAVILSGERATPEQLAALREKLGLNQPLPLQYLTFLKNLIRFDLGTSIISGIPIAIELRNRFPATLELAIAAMLVALLIGIPAGILAAIRKNSWLDHLTMTGSLLGVSLPVYWLGLLLIYLFAVNLHWLPPSGRISVEAGYRFLPITGFYLLDALLRLDGAAFIDIAAHLVLPALALGTIPLAIVVRITRSAMLEVLSQDYIRTARAKGVPELWVILKHAFKNALLPVNTIIGLQFGTLLGGAILTETIFSWPGVGSWIYDGILARDYPVVQGGVICVAIAFVLINLLVDISYALVDPRIQYK, encoded by the coding sequence GTGTGGATCTACATCGTCAAACGATTACTTGGACTACTTCCCGTCCTACTGGGGATCACGCTCCTGGTTTTCTGCCTTTTACATCTGATTCCGGGTGATCCAGCAGTCATCCTGTCTGGAGAACGGGCAACCCCCGAACAACTCGCCGCCCTGCGGGAAAAGTTGGGCTTGAACCAACCCCTACCTTTGCAATACCTTACCTTTCTCAAAAATTTGATCCGGTTTGACCTTGGCACCAGCATTATCAGTGGGATTCCGATCGCAATTGAACTGCGGAACCGCTTTCCGGCAACCCTGGAACTGGCGATCGCAGCCATGCTCGTGGCACTCCTGATTGGGATCCCCGCTGGCATCCTGGCTGCCATCCGTAAGAATAGCTGGCTCGATCACCTGACGATGACGGGTTCCCTCCTGGGAGTTTCCCTGCCTGTGTACTGGTTGGGTCTACTCCTGATTTACCTATTTGCGGTTAACCTGCACTGGCTTCCCCCCAGCGGTCGGATCAGTGTGGAGGCTGGCTATCGCTTCCTCCCCATTACCGGATTTTATTTGCTGGATGCCCTCCTCAGACTGGATGGGGCAGCATTCATCGATATTGCAGCCCATCTGGTTTTGCCTGCGCTGGCATTAGGCACCATCCCGCTGGCGATCGTCGTGCGTATTACCCGCAGTGCCATGCTGGAAGTGCTTTCTCAAGACTACATTCGCACCGCCAGAGCTAAAGGTGTACCGGAGTTATGGGTCATCCTGAAGCATGCCTTTAAAAATGCTCTGCTCCCCGTCAACACCATCATTGGCTTACAATTCGGCACCCTTTTAGGAGGAGCCATTCTAACTGAAACCATTTTCTCCTGGCCTGGGGTTGGTTCCTGGATCTATGACGGCATCCTGGCACGCGACTACCCTGTGGTTCAGGGAGGGGTAATTTGTGTCGCCATTGCCTTTGTCCTGATTAACTTACTTGTTGATATCTCCTATGCCCTGGTTGATCCCAGAATTCAGTACAAATAA
- a CDS encoding NfeD family protein: MFNMISLFNAMSSVEIPEAQDESGSLLNADLTDAPVQSPANKAIVTRTIEPGISGQVKFQGTWWNARCEQNITLRPGQTVYVVSEWSSIPLLVEPAQAASLTHFQDAA, translated from the coding sequence ATGTTTAACATGATTAGTCTCTTCAATGCAATGTCATCGGTTGAAATTCCAGAGGCACAGGATGAATCTGGTTCTTTGCTAAATGCAGATTTAACCGATGCGCCAGTTCAAAGTCCAGCAAATAAAGCGATCGTTACCCGCACGATTGAGCCAGGTATATCTGGGCAGGTAAAATTTCAAGGCACCTGGTGGAATGCCCGTTGCGAGCAAAACATCACCCTCCGACCCGGACAAACCGTTTACGTGGTAAGTGAGTGGAGCAGTATCCCATTATTAGTAGAACCCGCCCAAGCTGCTAGTTTGACTCATTTTCAAGATGCCGCTTGA